A DNA window from Macadamia integrifolia cultivar HAES 741 chromosome 4, SCU_Mint_v3, whole genome shotgun sequence contains the following coding sequences:
- the LOC122077477 gene encoding LOW QUALITY PROTEIN: PI-PLC X domain-containing protein At5g67130 (The sequence of the model RefSeq protein was modified relative to this genomic sequence to represent the inferred CDS: inserted 4 bases in 2 codons) — protein MGLLHYSLLITVSVVFGVAAACSNGECRLLDECSSDQDCMSGLYCLSCLGGPPGSRCVRSKATDQFKLLNNSLPLLMIVPRITFTNQEDSITQQLNNGVRALMLDTYDFKGDVWLCHSFNGKCHDYTAFRPALDTLKEIEAFMSANPSEIVTLILEDYVETQNGLRKVFTDANLMKYWFPVSRMPQNGQDWPLVSDMVAKNQRLIVFTSKRSKQETEGIAYQWNFMVEDQYGDEGMVXRKILVNFFPSQGSXACHSNSDDLMNKLKTCHSFAGNRWANFVAVDFYKRSKGGGVFQAVDTLNGELLMCMHVCQDHQLQKLAFTHEKTEYGD, from the exons ATGGGTCTTCTGCATTACTCCCTTTTGATCACTGTATCAGTTGTCTTTGGCGTTGCTGCTGCTTGTTCCAATGGTGAATGCAGG CTCCTTGATGAGTGCTCCTCGGATCAAGATTGTATGTCTGGGCTCTATTGTTTATCCTGCCTAGGAGGACCTCCAGGTTCCAGATGTGTTAGATCAAAAGCTACTGACCAATTCAAGCTActg AACAATTCTTTGCCCTTATTGATGATAGTTCCGCGAATCACCTTTACAAATCAAGAAGACAGTATCACTCAACAGCTaaat AATGGTGTTAGAGCTCTTATGCTAGATACATATGATTTTAAAGGAGACGTTTGGTTGTGCCATTCTTTTAATGGAAAGTGTCATGACTATACTGCCTTT aggCCAGCTCTAGACACCTTAAAGGAGATAGAAGCATTCATGTCAGCCAACCCATCAGAGATTGTTACATTGATCTTAGAAGACTATGTTGAAACCCAAAATGGATTAAGAAAAGTTTTCACAGATGCGAACTTAATGAAGTATTGGTTTCCAGTTTCAAGAATGCCTCAAAATGGTCAGGATTGGCCACTAGTAAGTGATATGGTTGCTAAGAACCAAAGGCTTATCGTCTTTACATCGAAAAGGTCTAAGCAAGAGACTGAAGGAATAGCCTATCAGTGGAATTTTATGGTTGAAGACCAAT ATGGAGATGAAGGAATGGT TAGGAAAATTTTGGTgaatttcttcccttctcaagGAAG TGCATGCCATTCCAATTCAGATGATCTCATGAACAAGCTTAAGACATGTCATAGTTTCGCTGGGAATCGATGGGCTAATTTTGTTGCTGTCGATTTTTACAAG AGGAGTAAGGGAGGAGGAGTATTTCAAGCTGTAGACACCCTCAATGGGGAATTACTGATGTGCATGCATGTGTG CCAGGATCATCAGCTTCAAAAGCTTGCCTTCACCCATGAGAAAACAGAGTATGGTgactaa
- the LOC122075755 gene encoding cytochrome b5 — protein MPTLTRLYTMQEAALHNTREDCWVVVDGKVYNVTNYLDEHPGGDDVLIAATGKDATDEFEDAGHSKSAREIMEEYCIGELDPSAPAIPELEIYSKNQSTDPLKKMMEVTTQYWVVPIAIVSISVVAGFLYLRTK, from the exons ATGCCTACTCTCACAAGGCTCTACACCATGCAAGAGGCAGCTCTACACAATACTAGAGAAGACTGTTGGGTGGTCGTAGATGGAAAG GTTTACAATGTGACAAATTATTTGGATGAGCACCCAGGTGGAGATGATGTCCTCATTGCGGCAACtg GGAAAGATGCAACTGATGAATTTGAAGATGCTGGACATAGTAAAAGTGCAAGGGAGATCATGGAGGAATATTGCATTGGGGAGTTGGATCCATCTGCCCCGGCTATCCCAGAGCTCGAAATTTATTCTAAAAACCAATCAACAGACcctttgaagaagatgatggaggtgactaCACAATACTGGGTTGTTCCAATAGCCATTGTTAGTATCTCTGTGGTAGCTGGCTTTTTGTATCTGCGCACCAAGTAA